A DNA window from Streptococcus sp. LPB0220 contains the following coding sequences:
- a CDS encoding GBS Bsp-like repeat-containing protein, producing the protein MKKKDLIFYAGAAVLMAVSAQGVSADELVSKEVATTEGNQVQAETAPEVATTEKSVVPVANNYAAPANVTKPAVVPVSKTTASESVTPSVEKTTEASTIEKDETPLPSDTGRTTFFNTGAHAPAGRSTDVAFQPKSFVDVSSHNGDISIGDYRTLANKGVGGVVVKLTEDTWYKNPNAENQIRNAQAAGLQVSTYHFSRYTSEEAARAEARFYIAAAQRLNLPKNTLMVNDFEDAKMQPNINRTTQAWADEMRKNGYTNLMFYTSASWLDENNLRKKGPVNTAQFGLQNFWVAQYPSPKLSVNDAKSLRYNGKAGAWQFTSQAELLPGKHLFDHSVDYTGRFTANAKPAADPTEGSLSGKIDIVNNDTMTGRFDVVISNVKAPNGVRTVSVPIWSETGGQDDLVWYTANRQANGTYTVNVKSADHKNSTGLYNVHLYYVQNNGQLTGVGGTSTQVFIGKTPDQLKPKASFTIENNNAKSGTFDAVITNITAPLGVKEVLVPSWSLENGQDDLIWHKATKQTDGSYRVTIKASEHKGDKGNYRADAYIVDNSNNRHYISEKVVSVDYVRSSGVLTIENNNPVAGTFDAVVSNIVAPTGLKEVLVPSWSLVGGQDDLIWHKATRQADGSYRVTIKATDHKDSTGNYRADAYIVDDSNNRHYISEKVVDVRQSRPTASLTIENNNVSTGIFDAVIRNVVAPTGVKEILVPSWSLENGQDDLVWHKANRQSDGSYRVTIKASDHKNSLGNYRADLYIVDNDNNRHFVTETVVTVKHDKPTGIISVVNNNKDTGTFDVIIKDVYSPKGVRTVQVPTWSEKDGQDDLRWYEATRQANGDYKVSVKASDHKNSTGKYHVHLYYIQNDGSRVGVGTATTDVEFRNLTTKTQASIKNVNATNGTYTVAVDQAPQGRQIKNIRVAAWSKAHQENLYWYSATPTGMHTEITVSANNHGNEAGNYTTHVYVDYKDGGVEGFNLGQTALSPRNQKVNPQTAYYSQRDPRWAGKWYGVSNVDQSGCVPTSLAMTFTDILGRTILPTTVADYLYNNTDSFNKGEAGTDAEGIVSATRNWGLKSQLVNGAGGIAEALMAGKHVLAAVGNSQFTSDPYTHELVLHGYDNGRTYVRDPYNSGNNGWYSINYLHSIKSKDPMDNKLGAPFFSIFA; encoded by the coding sequence ATGAAAAAGAAAGATCTTATTTTTTATGCCGGAGCGGCAGTCTTGATGGCTGTATCTGCTCAGGGAGTCAGTGCAGATGAGCTGGTTTCAAAAGAAGTCGCTACTACTGAAGGCAACCAAGTCCAAGCTGAAACAGCGCCAGAAGTAGCAACTACTGAAAAGTCAGTCGTACCAGTCGCAAACAACTACGCAGCACCAGCAAATGTGACCAAACCAGCTGTAGTACCTGTAAGCAAGACCACTGCTTCAGAAAGTGTGACCCCATCTGTAGAGAAGACTACGGAAGCATCGACTATTGAGAAAGATGAAACTCCTCTTCCGTCTGATACAGGAAGGACGACCTTCTTTAACACAGGTGCTCACGCTCCTGCTGGTCGCTCGACGGATGTGGCGTTTCAGCCAAAATCATTCGTTGATGTGAGTAGCCACAACGGAGATATTAGTATTGGTGACTACCGTACCCTAGCTAATAAGGGTGTGGGCGGTGTCGTTGTCAAATTGACAGAAGATACTTGGTACAAGAACCCGAATGCGGAGAACCAAATTCGCAATGCGCAAGCAGCTGGTCTGCAAGTATCGACCTACCACTTCTCTCGCTACACTTCTGAGGAAGCAGCGCGTGCAGAAGCACGGTTCTATATCGCAGCGGCGCAACGCTTGAATCTTCCAAAGAACACCCTCATGGTCAATGACTTTGAGGATGCTAAGATGCAGCCAAACATCAACCGCACCACCCAAGCTTGGGCAGATGAAATGCGTAAAAACGGCTACACCAATTTGATGTTCTACACCAGTGCTAGCTGGTTGGATGAAAACAATCTTCGCAAGAAAGGTCCAGTCAACACCGCTCAATTTGGCCTTCAAAATTTCTGGGTTGCCCAATACCCTTCTCCAAAACTATCTGTAAATGATGCGAAGAGCTTGCGTTACAATGGAAAAGCGGGAGCATGGCAGTTCACTTCTCAAGCGGAATTGCTTCCAGGAAAACACCTCTTTGACCACAGTGTGGACTATACAGGTCGCTTCACAGCGAACGCAAAACCTGCAGCAGACCCGACAGAAGGCAGTTTAAGTGGGAAGATTGACATTGTCAATAACGATACTATGACGGGCCGCTTTGACGTTGTCATCTCAAATGTCAAGGCGCCAAATGGAGTTCGAACCGTTTCTGTACCAATCTGGTCAGAAACAGGTGGTCAAGATGACCTTGTTTGGTACACAGCCAATCGTCAAGCAAATGGGACCTATACCGTCAATGTAAAATCAGCGGACCATAAAAACTCAACCGGTCTTTACAATGTCCACCTTTACTATGTTCAAAACAATGGGCAATTGACAGGTGTTGGCGGAACTTCGACTCAAGTATTCATTGGTAAGACACCTGATCAGTTAAAACCTAAAGCAAGTTTTACTATTGAAAACAATAATGCTAAATCAGGGACTTTCGACGCTGTGATTACTAATATCACAGCACCACTAGGTGTTAAGGAAGTTTTAGTCCCATCATGGAGTTTAGAAAATGGACAAGATGATCTTATCTGGCACAAGGCAACTAAGCAAACTGATGGTAGCTATCGCGTAACGATTAAGGCAAGTGAGCATAAGGGCGATAAAGGAAACTATCGTGCCGATGCTTACATCGTCGACAACTCTAACAATCGTCATTATATTTCTGAAAAAGTAGTTTCGGTTGATTACGTTCGATCAAGTGGAGTTCTGACGATTGAAAACAATAACCCAGTAGCAGGTACCTTTGATGCGGTTGTTAGTAATATTGTTGCACCGACTGGTCTAAAAGAAGTTCTAGTTCCATCATGGAGTTTAGTTGGTGGCCAAGATGACCTCATTTGGCACAAGGCAACGCGTCAAGCAGATGGTTCTTATCGTGTGACTATCAAAGCAACGGATCATAAGGATTCAACTGGTAATTACCGAGCTGATGCCTACATTGTAGATGATTCCAACAATCGTCATTATATTTCTGAAAAAGTAGTTGACGTTCGTCAATCACGCCCAACTGCTTCATTAACGATCGAAAACAATAATGTTTCAACTGGTATTTTTGATGCGGTTATTCGTAATGTAGTGGCACCGACTGGTGTAAAGGAAATCTTAGTTCCATCATGGAGTCTTGAAAATGGACAGGATGATCTTGTCTGGCACAAGGCAAATCGTCAATCTGATGGTAGTTATCGAGTGACTATTAAAGCGAGTGATCATAAAAACTCACTAGGGAACTATCGTGCAGACCTTTATATTGTTGATAATGATAACAACCGTCATTTTGTTACTGAAACAGTTGTAACCGTTAAGCATGATAAACCAACGGGAATCATTTCGGTTGTCAATAACAACAAAGACACAGGTACCTTTGACGTCATTATCAAGGATGTCTACAGTCCTAAAGGTGTACGAACTGTTCAAGTCCCAACTTGGTCGGAAAAGGACGGACAGGATGATCTCCGCTGGTACGAAGCAACTCGCCAAGCGAACGGAGACTACAAGGTATCGGTCAAGGCTAGCGATCACAAGAACTCTACTGGCAAATACCATGTTCACCTTTATTACATCCAAAATGATGGTTCTCGTGTAGGTGTTGGTACGGCAACCACAGACGTGGAATTTCGAAATCTAACGACCAAGACTCAAGCATCTATCAAGAATGTCAATGCAACGAATGGTACTTATACGGTAGCGGTGGATCAAGCACCTCAAGGTCGTCAGATTAAGAACATCCGTGTCGCCGCTTGGTCTAAAGCTCATCAAGAAAATCTTTACTGGTATTCCGCAACACCGACAGGTATGCACACAGAGATCACAGTCTCTGCCAATAATCACGGTAATGAAGCAGGCAACTATACGACTCACGTCTATGTGGACTACAAAGATGGAGGAGTTGAAGGTTTTAACCTGGGTCAAACAGCCTTGTCTCCACGGAATCAAAAAGTGAATCCACAAACAGCCTATTATTCTCAACGAGACCCTCGTTGGGCTGGGAAGTGGTATGGTGTGAGCAATGTCGATCAGTCAGGTTGTGTGCCAACCTCTCTTGCTATGACCTTCACAGATATCCTTGGCAGAACGATTTTGCCAACAACAGTGGCTGATTATCTTTACAACAATACTGATTCATTTAACAAAGGTGAAGCAGGAACGGATGCAGAAGGGATTGTATCTGCTACTCGTAACTGGGGCTTGAAGAGTCAATTGGTTAACGGAGCTGGAGGCATTGCAGAAGCCCTCATGGCTGGCAAGCATGTACTTGCTGCGGTAGGCAATAGCCAATTTACTAGCGATCCTTATACCCATGAGTTGGTCTTGCATGGCTATGATAATGGTAGAACCTATGTACGCGATCCATATAATAGCGGCAACAACGGTTGGTACTCCATCAATTATCTTCACTCTATTAAGAGTAAGGATCCGATGGATAACAAGCTTGGAGCACCTTTCTTCTCAATTTTTGCATAA
- a CDS encoding sugar transferase, whose translation MKYYLKEEFLHDNNAKNAGNKARNDVEAILNKLGYSPLKVLVDDWYQMNVLRAQIHKYRALFRAFKDLKKNDEIIIQFPLLHHSLFLNHLLKKLKNRGTDVYFLVHDLETLRFVNDKTLPFRMKLRMKLTESDTFRSVTGIIAHNPVMKSVLVDKGVVEDKIVSLGIFDYLIPDFQEKSGQTKDQPIIVAGNLAKEKAGYLYTLPEAPSYNLYGVGFDESRALANETYFGSFLPDELPAALEGGFGLVWDGDSVETCSGFFGEYLRYNNSHKASLYLASGFPLVVWKQSALSHFVLEKGCGIVVESLHDLKETIDNLSDADYQDLVDNAKRVGQEIREGHYLKTALKHLA comes from the coding sequence ATGAAATACTATTTAAAAGAAGAATTTTTACACGACAATAATGCTAAAAATGCGGGCAATAAAGCACGTAATGACGTTGAAGCAATTTTAAATAAATTAGGTTATTCTCCTTTGAAAGTTTTGGTGGATGACTGGTATCAAATGAATGTTCTTAGGGCACAGATTCATAAATATAGAGCTCTCTTTAGAGCTTTCAAAGACCTAAAGAAAAATGATGAGATCATAATTCAATTTCCTTTGTTACATCATTCTTTATTTCTTAACCATTTACTAAAAAAACTTAAAAACAGGGGTACGGATGTCTATTTTTTAGTTCATGATTTGGAAACACTGCGTTTTGTGAATGATAAAACCTTACCATTTAGAATGAAGTTACGGATGAAACTAACTGAAAGTGATACGTTCCGTAGTGTTACAGGAATTATTGCTCACAACCCGGTTATGAAATCTGTTTTAGTGGATAAGGGGGTTGTAGAAGATAAGATTGTCAGCCTTGGTATTTTTGACTATTTGATTCCAGATTTTCAAGAAAAGAGTGGCCAAACAAAAGACCAGCCGATAATTGTGGCAGGTAATTTGGCCAAGGAAAAGGCTGGTTATCTTTATACTCTTCCAGAAGCACCGTCTTATAACCTTTATGGTGTTGGTTTTGATGAGAGTAGAGCGCTTGCAAATGAAACCTACTTTGGTTCCTTCCTACCGGATGAACTTCCTGCAGCCCTTGAGGGCGGTTTTGGTCTGGTCTGGGATGGAGATAGCGTTGAGACGTGTAGTGGCTTTTTTGGAGAATACCTCCGTTACAACAACTCTCACAAGGCGTCACTTTATCTAGCATCGGGCTTCCCGCTTGTCGTTTGGAAACAGTCAGCCTTGTCTCACTTTGTGCTTGAGAAGGGCTGCGGGATTGTAGTAGAGTCTCTCCATGATTTGAAGGAGACAATCGACAATCTTTCAGATGCTGATTACCAAGACTTGGTGGACAATGCCAAGCGTGTTGGTCAGGAAATCCGAGAGGGTCACTATCTAAAGACGGCCTTAAAACATTTGGCATAA
- a CDS encoding polysaccharide polymerase, giving the protein MLKIKFENLLVILVLTLIVGYDTLMTTMLNRIIPNLPVILLISFSLLLCFRFLYIKKFTFFYILTAILLLLTSSIVFMHTGGTNFLLYSLLILLLYDADIDVILKTYVIVSGTIVFGVFLLSILGVIPNLQFAQVRSSGFVIRNSFGFIYPTDFASHCFYLFIAWGYVLRKRFIILRTLVGISLAFFIIKFCDARLNALSVLVATVIFIVMYVTKERKFKIYGILPYFAAIFSFLMFYLSYFFTWSSSLFVNLNNLFSMRLFLGKNAIETYGLHLFGATGVKFIGYGGTTESVYSYNYVDSSYIQMLFYYGVVPVVLLVLIYVLASKRLYKQGMFLFLALLSLITINCMIEAFWVRPGYNIFIFTLFANLLPVQNKMIDRVE; this is encoded by the coding sequence ATGTTAAAAATTAAGTTTGAGAACCTTTTGGTTATTCTAGTATTGACTCTCATTGTTGGGTACGATACTCTTATGACAACAATGTTAAACAGAATAATCCCAAACCTTCCGGTTATTTTATTAATCAGTTTTTCATTATTATTATGTTTTAGATTTTTGTATATAAAAAAATTCACGTTCTTTTATATCTTAACCGCTATTTTATTACTACTAACAAGTTCTATCGTATTCATGCATACGGGTGGGACTAATTTCCTACTTTATTCATTGTTGATTTTGTTATTATATGATGCAGATATTGATGTTATCTTAAAAACATACGTTATTGTGTCAGGAACGATAGTGTTCGGAGTTTTCTTACTTTCAATTCTGGGAGTTATTCCTAATTTACAATTTGCTCAGGTCCGTTCGTCTGGCTTTGTGATTAGAAATTCCTTTGGTTTCATTTATCCAACTGACTTTGCGTCTCACTGTTTTTATTTATTTATTGCTTGGGGATATGTACTACGGAAACGGTTCATTATACTACGAACCTTGGTAGGCATTAGTTTAGCATTTTTTATCATCAAATTTTGTGATGCTAGGTTAAATGCCCTTTCTGTACTTGTAGCAACTGTCATTTTTATTGTCATGTATGTTACTAAAGAAAGAAAATTTAAAATTTATGGGATCCTACCTTATTTTGCAGCTATATTTTCTTTCTTAATGTTTTACTTATCGTATTTCTTTACCTGGTCTTCTTCATTATTTGTGAATTTGAACAACTTATTCAGTATGAGGTTATTTTTAGGGAAGAATGCAATAGAGACCTATGGCTTACATTTGTTTGGAGCAACCGGGGTTAAGTTTATAGGATATGGTGGCACAACAGAATCGGTATACAGTTATAACTATGTAGATTCCTCTTATATTCAAATGTTATTTTACTACGGAGTTGTTCCTGTCGTATTACTGGTATTGATATATGTACTTGCATCGAAGAGACTTTATAAACAAGGAATGTTTTTATTTCTAGCTCTATTATCACTTATTACAATAAACTGTATGATTGAAGCATTTTGGGTAAGACCAGGATATAATATTTTTATATTCACACTTTTTGCCAACCTTTTACCAGTTCAAAATAAAATGATAGATAGAGTTGAATGA
- a CDS encoding glycosyltransferase family 2 protein encodes MNNIDLSIIVPVFNVEGYLKRALDSILKQSSSINYEIVLIDDGSSDNSGAICDEYQNNFSNVCVRHIENNGVSEARNLGISLSRGNYLFFMDPDDFVSEDFFEKIFPNLNDKWDVLCFGYNEIKENKDTILSCRPHLYTHCGLLGKNEFRNEFIELFKTDMMYNVWSRIYNKSFILKHDIKFPSKPIGEDTSFNFQVYRYLDNILFIESTLYNYIAGRSGSALTSFHPRRIEIQLDELQALQKLLEKFQIEDATLIQEIKTKIIVSAAFQISNLNARRREKIELLQSIITNKAFDNIFSGNRNQMIGSYKTLLRQRDISSFLRRLSIDLLAKKKFRTVIFIEKMKMNPILRKIAFK; translated from the coding sequence ATGAATAATATAGATTTGAGTATTATTGTTCCAGTATTTAATGTTGAAGGTTATTTAAAAAGAGCCCTAGATTCCATACTTAAGCAATCGTCATCAATCAATTATGAAATTGTGTTAATTGATGACGGTTCAAGTGATAATAGTGGTGCGATTTGCGATGAGTACCAAAATAATTTTTCTAATGTTTGTGTTAGGCATATTGAAAATAACGGAGTATCAGAAGCCAGGAACCTAGGTATTTCTTTATCAAGGGGTAATTATTTATTTTTTATGGATCCAGACGACTTTGTATCTGAGGATTTCTTTGAAAAAATTTTTCCTAACCTCAATGATAAATGGGATGTTCTTTGTTTTGGCTACAATGAAATTAAAGAAAATAAGGACACTATTTTGTCTTGTCGCCCTCATTTGTATACGCATTGTGGTCTTCTTGGAAAGAATGAATTTAGAAATGAATTTATAGAGTTATTCAAAACTGATATGATGTATAATGTTTGGTCAAGAATCTATAACAAGTCATTTATTTTAAAACACGATATTAAGTTTCCTAGTAAACCAATAGGAGAGGATACTTCATTCAATTTTCAAGTTTATCGATATTTAGATAACATCCTTTTTATTGAATCGACTCTTTATAATTATATTGCTGGTAGAAGCGGTTCAGCATTGACCAGTTTTCATCCTAGAAGAATCGAAATACAATTAGATGAACTTCAAGCATTGCAAAAATTACTTGAGAAGTTCCAAATAGAAGATGCCACATTAATTCAAGAAATTAAGACAAAAATCATTGTAAGTGCAGCCTTTCAAATTTCTAATTTAAATGCGAGAAGGAGAGAAAAGATAGAATTACTGCAATCTATAATTACTAATAAAGCTTTTGATAATATTTTTTCAGGAAATAGGAATCAAATGATAGGGTCTTATAAGACCTTATTAAGACAGCGAGATATTTCTTCTTTTCTTAGAAGATTGAGTATTGATCTTCTCGCCAAAAAAAAATTTCGGACAGTCATCTTTATTGAAAAAATGAAAATGAATCCAATTTTACGTAAAATTGCTTTTAAATAG
- a CDS encoding stealth family protein → MTQEKIDIVVLWVDGSDTEFIREKQAVTGQMSKIDQEIDGEQRYRDYGIFNYWFRMIEKHAPWVNNVYLITNGQKPDWLNLEHPKLKLITHGEFMPEAYLPSYNSAAIELNLHRIEGLSEHFIYFNDDMFMIKDTQPSDFYKNGQPKLLAVYDALVPWSPFTNTYHNNVELIYRHFPNKKAMKSSPWKFFNFRYGSLVLKNLLLLPWGPTGYVNQHLPVPMKKSTLSHLWDIEGETLDRTSRNKIRDYGVDVNQYVCSNWQIESNQFYPMSKNFGETIGLNQVDKLESIFKDRRKKLLCVNDDGDFREENIIHFKQILNEYYPKKSAYEK, encoded by the coding sequence ATGACACAAGAAAAAATTGATATCGTGGTTCTTTGGGTCGACGGAAGTGATACTGAGTTTATCCGCGAGAAACAAGCCGTGACAGGTCAAATGTCAAAAATAGACCAAGAAATCGACGGAGAGCAACGTTATCGTGATTACGGTATTTTTAATTACTGGTTTCGAATGATTGAAAAGCATGCTCCTTGGGTGAATAATGTTTATCTAATTACCAACGGACAAAAGCCTGACTGGTTAAATTTGGAGCATCCAAAACTTAAGTTGATCACTCATGGGGAATTTATGCCTGAAGCTTACCTTCCTTCATATAATTCAGCAGCAATTGAGCTAAATCTTCATCGTATTGAGGGCTTATCAGAACATTTTATCTACTTCAATGATGATATGTTCATGATAAAGGATACTCAACCTTCCGATTTTTATAAAAATGGGCAACCCAAGCTTTTAGCAGTTTACGATGCTTTGGTTCCTTGGTCACCATTTACAAATACTTATCACAATAATGTTGAATTAATTTATCGCCATTTTCCTAATAAGAAGGCTATGAAATCTTCACCTTGGAAATTCTTTAATTTCCGTTATGGTTCCTTGGTTTTGAAAAACTTGCTACTCTTACCATGGGGACCGACGGGCTATGTGAATCAGCATTTGCCTGTACCGATGAAGAAGAGTACTTTGTCACATTTGTGGGACATCGAAGGTGAAACTTTGGATAGAACATCCAGAAATAAGATTAGAGATTATGGGGTAGATGTCAATCAATACGTTTGTTCTAACTGGCAAATTGAAAGTAATCAGTTTTATCCTATGTCTAAAAATTTCGGAGAAACAATTGGTTTAAATCAAGTGGATAAGCTGGAATCTATCTTTAAAGATAGACGTAAAAAACTGCTTTGTGTCAATGATGATGGGGACTTTAGGGAAGAAAACATCATTCATTTCAAGCAAATTTTAAATGAATATTATCCTAAAAAATCAGCGTATGAAAAATGA
- the glf gene encoding UDP-galactopyranose mutase encodes MYDYLIVGAGLSGAIFAHEATKRGKKVKVIDKRDHIGGNIYCEEVEDINVHKYGAHIFHTSNKKVWDYVNQFAEFNNYINSPVANYKGSLYNLPFNMNTFYAMWGTKTPQEVKDKISEQTADMKDVEPKNLEEQAIKLIGPDIYEKLIKGYTEKQWGRSATDLPPFIIKRLPVRLTFDNNYFNDRYQGIPIGGYNVIIENMLGDVEVELGVDFFANREELESSAEKVVFTGMIDQYFDYKHGELEYRSLRFEHEVLDEENHQGNAVVNYTEREIPYTRIIEHKHFEYGTQLKTVITREYPADWKRGDEPYYPINDEKNNAMFAKYQEEAAKNDKVIFCGRLADYKYYDMHVVIERALEVVEKEFIK; translated from the coding sequence ATGTACGATTATCTGATCGTTGGTGCTGGTTTATCGGGAGCAATTTTTGCTCATGAGGCAACCAAGCGTGGCAAAAAAGTAAAAGTCATTGATAAACGGGACCACATTGGTGGGAATATCTATTGTGAAGAAGTTGAAGACATCAATGTTCACAAATATGGTGCCCACATTTTCCATACGTCTAACAAAAAAGTGTGGGACTATGTCAACCAGTTCGCTGAATTCAACAACTATATCAACTCACCAGTAGCTAACTATAAGGGGAGCCTCTACAATCTTCCCTTCAACATGAATACCTTCTACGCTATGTGGGGCACTAAGACTCCTCAAGAAGTCAAGGACAAGATTTCCGAGCAAACGGCTGACATGAAGGATGTTGAACCGAAGAACTTGGAAGAACAAGCCATCAAGTTGATTGGTCCAGATATCTACGAAAAATTGATCAAGGGCTATACAGAAAAACAATGGGGACGCTCTGCAACAGACCTTCCACCATTTATCATCAAGCGTCTTCCAGTTCGTTTGACCTTTGATAATAATTACTTTAATGACCGTTACCAAGGGATTCCAATCGGTGGATACAACGTCATCATTGAAAACATGCTAGGCGATGTAGAAGTAGAGCTTGGAGTTGACTTCTTTGCCAATCGTGAAGAGCTAGAAAGCTCAGCTGAAAAAGTTGTCTTTACAGGGATGATTGACCAGTATTTTGACTACAAACATGGGGAGTTGGAGTACCGTAGTCTTCGTTTTGAACACGAAGTCTTGGATGAGGAAAACCATCAAGGGAATGCGGTCGTCAACTATACCGAGCGTGAGATTCCATACACTCGGATCATCGAGCACAAGCACTTCGAGTATGGAACTCAACTGAAGACAGTTATCACCCGAGAGTACCCAGCTGACTGGAAACGGGGAGATGAACCCTACTACCCAATCAATGATGAAAAGAACAACGCTATGTTTGCCAAGTACCAAGAAGAAGCAGCTAAAAATGACAAGGTCATCTTCTGTGGACGCCTGGCAGACTATAAATACTACGACATGCACGTGGTTATTGAGCGTGCTCTAGAAGTCGTTGAGAAAGAATTTATTAAATGA
- a CDS encoding flippase produces MKVLKNYAYNLSYQLLVIILPIITTPYVTRVFSSDDLGTYGYFNSIVTYFILLATLGVANYGTKEISGHRKDIQKNFWGIYTLQLGATFVSILLYVLLCLALPSMQNPVAYILGLSLVSKGLDISWLFQGLEDFRKITIRNITVKLVGVISIFLFVKSANDLYLYVFLLTIFELLGQLSMWLPAREFIGKAHFDMAYARVHLKPVILLFLPQIAISLYVTLDRTMLGALASTKDVGIYDQALKLVNILLTLVTSLGSVMLPRVSSLLSSGDHKAVNKMHQMSFLIYNLVIFPIIAGMLIVNDDFVQFFLGKDFQDARYAIAIMIFRMFFIGWTNIMGIQILIPHDKNKEFMISTTVPAIVSVGLNLLFLPHFGFIGAAIVSVLTESLVWGIQLYYTRHYLKEVPIIGAMAKIVCASAIMYGLLLSVKPFLHFSPTLNVLVYAVLGGIIYLLAILVLKVIDVKELKQIFKK; encoded by the coding sequence ATGAAAGTTTTAAAAAATTACGCCTATAATCTTTCCTACCAGCTGCTGGTGATTATTCTACCGATTATCACCACCCCTTATGTGACACGGGTTTTTAGTTCAGATGACTTAGGGACTTACGGCTATTTCAACTCCATTGTCACCTACTTTATCCTTTTAGCGACCCTAGGAGTAGCCAATTATGGAACCAAGGAGATCTCAGGACACCGCAAGGACATCCAAAAGAATTTCTGGGGGATTTATACTCTCCAGTTAGGCGCGACCTTTGTCTCCATTTTACTCTATGTCTTGCTTTGCTTGGCGCTTCCTTCCATGCAAAATCCTGTTGCCTATATCTTGGGCCTTAGCTTAGTATCAAAAGGGCTCGATATTTCCTGGCTCTTTCAGGGCTTAGAGGACTTTCGCAAGATTACGATTCGGAATATCACGGTCAAACTGGTTGGAGTCATCTCCATCTTCTTGTTTGTTAAGTCTGCTAATGATCTTTATCTATATGTGTTTTTACTAACGATTTTTGAGCTGTTAGGTCAGCTCAGTATGTGGCTACCTGCCCGTGAATTTATTGGGAAAGCACATTTTGATATGGCTTATGCACGGGTGCATTTAAAACCGGTTATTTTGCTCTTTTTACCGCAGATTGCCATTTCCCTCTATGTCACCCTTGACCGGACCATGCTGGGGGCTCTCGCCTCTACAAAGGATGTAGGGATTTACGACCAGGCCTTAAAACTGGTCAATATTTTGTTGACCTTGGTGACCTCACTGGGGAGTGTCATGTTGCCTCGGGTATCGAGCCTCTTATCCTCAGGGGATCACAAGGCTGTCAATAAGATGCACCAAATGTCCTTTTTGATTTATAATTTGGTCATTTTCCCAATTATTGCCGGCATGCTGATTGTCAATGATGACTTTGTTCAGTTCTTCCTGGGGAAGGATTTCCAGGATGCGCGTTATGCCATTGCCATCATGATTTTCAGAATGTTCTTTATCGGCTGGACCAATATCATGGGGATTCAAATCCTCATCCCGCATGATAAAAACAAAGAATTTATGATTTCGACCACTGTTCCTGCTATTGTCAGTGTCGGGTTGAATTTGCTCTTCTTGCCTCATTTTGGTTTTATCGGTGCAGCCATTGTTTCGGTTTTAACAGAATCCTTGGTCTGGGGAATTCAATTGTACTATACCCGTCATTACCTCAAGGAAGTCCCGATTATTGGGGCTATGGCAAAAATTGTATGTGCATCTGCTATAATGTATGGTTTGTTGCTAAGTGTAAAACCATTCTTGCATTTTTCACCTACTTTAAATGTTCTTGTGTATGCAGTGCTTGGTGGGATCATTTACCTGCTTGCTATTCTAGTTCTGAAAGTGATAGATGTGAAAGAATTAAAACAAATATTTAAGAAATAA